The Pelobates fuscus isolate aPelFus1 chromosome 2, aPelFus1.pri, whole genome shotgun sequence genome has a segment encoding these proteins:
- the LOC134585371 gene encoding uncharacterized protein LOC134585371, with the protein MAFQVWKLPVLCLLFCYWSSTSTVTGFTNEQLKRVTDYVSQTYSITEEYAYVIKFNKTECDQLTDQNIAGALEKDTVDVITKSLSSESHIYEGTRMVISLHKDLGNYVKEHAAYRLLYPTAGSKKSPLENLMKKSPGAGCAIFFSSKSPCQAYCTKPKRQYKIVQKLRQFNSIKKNINKAFIFKELYNEPNFHVCCPEKRLKAIDKKMPLYRCDDDCFLCFPNGVFNHKCMA; encoded by the exons GTGTGGAAGTTGCCCGTTCTCTGTCTCCTGTTCTGTTACTGGAGCTCGACATCAACAGTGACCGGATTTACGAATGAACAATTAAAAAGGGTCACGGATTATGTCAGCCAGACATACAG TATTACTGAAGAGTACGCCTATGTGATTAAGTTTAATAAAACTGAATGTGACCAACTGACTGATCAAAATATAGCGGGTGCTCTGGAGAAAGACACAGTGGATGTAATAACAAAGTCACTCAGCAGTGAAAGTCATATATACGAAGGAACACGGATGGTAATATCTTTACATAAAGACCTGGGTAACTATGTAAAGGAGCACGCCGCATATCGACTTCTATATCCAACTGCTGGGTCAAAAAAATCGCCATTGGAAAATCTAATGAAAAAATCACCCGGTGCTGGATGTGCAATATTCTTCAGTTCAAAATCACCGTGTCAAGCGTATTGTACCAAACCCAAACGGCAATATAAAATTGTACAGAAACTACGCCAGTTTAATAGCATCAAAAAGAACATTAACAAAGCATTTATTTTCAAGGAGCTATACAATGAGCCAAACTTTCACGTTTGCTGTCCTGAGAAACGCTTGAAAGCAATTGATAAGAAAATGCCCCTGTATCGCTGTGACGATGACTGCTTTCTATGCTTTCCGAATGGAGTCTTTAATCATAAATGTATGGCTTAA